The Chionomys nivalis chromosome 6, mChiNiv1.1, whole genome shotgun sequence sequence ttctCCAGGGTACTGTACACGCTAAAAGGCATCTTACAAATTTCACATTTGTAAACGTCCTTCCCCACCTGGCCATGCGTTTTCATGTGCCTGGTGAGCTTGCTACTCTGGGCACAGGCATAGTTGCACAGCTCGCATTTATAAGGCCTTTCGCCCGTGTGGCTTCTCCTGTGGACAGTGAGATTGCTACAGTTCTTGAAGACTTTCCCACAGTACTCACAAGTGTCGCTGCGTCTGCCCTCTTTTGAGCTGGGCCTGCCCGGGCCCGGACCACTAATATGGGGCGTGCTCCCTCCACTTCCCGTGCCGCTGCGCCCCGAGATCCCTCCGTCCAGCTCCCCGGGCGGTGTGGAGAAGCGCAAGCTCCCGTTCTCCGAGGAGTGCTCTGACGAGGAGGCGAAAGGCGATTGTCTGGAGTCTCCGAAGCTAAGGAAGGGATCTTTGAGCTGCCTGGAGGCCGCATAGCCAGCGAGCCACTGCGAGTACACGTTCTCAGTGTTGGGCATCGCGGCTGGGGGCAGGTCAAACTCCTTCTCCAGCTTGATGCGCTTGGAGAAGGGGCTCAGCGAGCTGGGGCTACCCAGCAGCAGCTTTTTGGACAGACCCCCTGAAGCTGATTCGCCAGGGGAGCAGCCACGGCCGTTAACAGTGCCATCGTCTATGCGGTCCGACTCGCCGGCCACCGAGTCTTCATCGCAAGTGTCCCTGTGGCCCTCGGCCTCGGCCAGGTGGCCACGCTTATGCTTCTCGCCCAGGACCTGGTGGAAGGCCTCGCTGAAGTGCTGCATGGAGCTGAGCACCATGCCCTGCATGACGTCGGGCAGGGCGCGACCCTCGTCGCCCACGCCCACCACCGCACCCCGAGAGCTGTTCTCATGGTGGCGCGCAGCCTCCAGGCTCAGCCCGAAGCCGTAGTCCACCCTCTCGCTCTCCgtcagctcctcctcctcctcttcctcctcttcctcttcttcctcatcgtcctcctcttcctcctcatccccgTTCTCTGGGATCAGGTTGGGGTCATTCTCACTCTTGAACTTGGCCACCACTGACTTGAGCGCACTGCTGGCGCTGCCCACCAGGTCGCTGGTGCCAGGTTCCGGGGAGCTGGCGGTGGAAAGGCCGTCGTCGGACTTGACCGTCATGGGGGACgacttgtgcatgtgtgtcttcatGTGGCGCTTGAGCTTGCTGGCCTGTGTGCACGCGTGGTCGCACAGATTGCACTTGTAGGGCTTCTCACCAGTGTGGCTGCGCCGGTGCACCACCAGGTTGCTCTGAAATTTGAACGTCTTGCCGCAGAACTCGCATGACTTGGACTTGACCGGgggctgggagggaggaggggcggattgcagaggagggagggggggcgTCGCCAGGAAGGGTGGCTTGCTACCTGGCTGGAATGGTTGCAGTAACCTTTGCATAGGGCTGGGCCGGCCTGGGGACAGCGGTGGACTAGACGTGTTCCCTGCCAGCTCTCTAAGTCTCCTAGAGAAATCCATGGCGGGAGGCTCCATAGCCATTGGATTCAACCGCAGCACCCTGTCAAAGGCACTCGGGTGATGGGTGGCCAGGGCCATCTCTTCCGCCCCCAGGCGCTCTATGCGGTGGGGGTCCAAGTGATGTCTCGGTGGTGGGCTAAACAGGGGGGGAGTGGGTGGAAAGCGCCCTTCTGCCAGGCCGGAAGCCTCTCTCGATACTGATCCTGGTATTCTTAGCAGGTTAAAGGGGTTATTGTCTGCAATATGAATCCCATGGAGAGGTGGCTGGGAAGGACATTCTGCACCTAGTCCCGAAGGGATACCAACCCGCGGGGTCAGGGGACTTCCATGTTCGCTTTCTAAGTAGATCCTTAATCCATGAGTGTTCTGTGCGTGTTGCAAGAGAAACCATGCACTGGTGAATGGCTGTTTGCAAGTCGTACATGTGTAGCTGCTGGGCTCATCTTTACCTGCAAAATAACACAACACCAACATCAATGTTGAATCACGGAGGCAGGCATCAGCAACTGCTTATTCATTCACGTCCCAACAACATTCAGCCTCTCCTGGCCCCGCCCCCTCAAGCCTTGccttcacccacccaccccttcATGAGTCCTCCACATCCGGTGCCCAACAAATCTTTGTCAAATTGATCTTTACAACATTTAACTCTGTTCTAAGAATTCCGCATGCAAGCCCTATTGCATAAAGCCCCATACAGGAGCACTCCATCCCAGGGTCCCCAGCAAATGTCTTCTCAACATCCCCACCCCACTTGCTGTGGTGTGGGCAAGTCACTTCACGCCTGTGCCGCTGTCTCATTGGTTGAATAGGGCAGTGGGACAAGGCCAAGGCCAGAGCCCACTGGACTTCACTCAGGGAACTTCTGCTCCCTAACTCCTGTGGTCCTACTCCTGCTGGCTACAGGTGAACTTAACTTTCTCCCTAGGCAATCACTGCATAGAGATAACAAAAAGGCAAGGTCAAATGAATACAATGGTCCTACACTGCTTAGGAGGAAACACATGAATTCTTGGTTTTGTTAACATGACAAGAGAccccccccctaaaaaaaaggctttagaagaagaaagagcagcaTCCTTCTCTTATCCCAGCTGGTGTGTAAGGACACCATCCTATAAGGACACCCATGTTTAACCTCAAGGGGATGTTGTgattaaaatctcaaaagaaaaatttaattctGCATTAAATGAAAAGCTGTATTGAATCCTTAGGAGGTTGCCTAAGCGCCACAAAAGAGGGCGCAGGGAAGTTAGAGGAGTGGCTGGTGCCAACTTGGGCAGCCCCAGCATACTGGTGGTAGGAGCACTGAAGGCAGCCAGCACGGTGACAGGCAGCAGGCTGAGCAATGCCACCCTAGCCTCCTCCTCATTATTTTGAGAGGCTAACAACGTGAACCAAATTATACAACATCCTGCGCCCTCGGCTGAGACTCGGCTCCgttgagagagaaacagaaagatacaGTTCAGCTAGTCAACTCTTTGGCCAGGAGCCAAGCTGTCTGGAGAAGGGCCTGCTCAAGGCAGGTTATTTCTCTCTTACTGAAAAGAACCCAAGAGTGGGTAAACGCCACTTTGGCAAAGAGGGGGCCAGCTTTACTTCACaaaaatcattcatttttttccctgatagttcaacttaaatatatattcccgtatatgcttatatgtgtgcacacataaatgGAGAACATGGAGTATATGAACGGAGCTAATCAAGAGTTAACCAGGCGATtgcaaccttaaaaaaaaaaaaatccagaagagACAGCAGCCTAGGGACAGGGGTGAGAATAGctgatggctcagggattaaaaaataaaaataaaaaagactgtgCTTAAAATATAACTGAGAAATACACTTTCTCCCTAAATGAGAAGGGGCCATGAAACCCATGGCTAGCATTTTGTAAGTAACTTTTTCAATGGGGCAAGACTCACCAGGGAGCTAAGGAGTGGGCATGAGGAATTCATCAATTATAGAATTCCTCCATTTAGCAAGTCAGAAAGAAAAGCTGCCAAGGTCTTCTGAGGAGCCCCAAACACTCATATTCCAAAACAAGCCAGCCTCGCTCAAGCACTTGTCTAAATAATGGACTCCTGCCCTGCCCTTGCAATTTACTTTACAATGCATTTATAATCTCACTCAATATAGCCCACTCCTGGGGAAATCTCTTTAACAAGATTAGATGGGAAGATACCAAAATTAGGTTTCAAACATTTGTCTAAtgtagaaggaggaagaaaggcagagagattttgaaagaaaatgctgaCATTAGAATCACATTATCTGCCTATTTTTGTTTGCCTCTTTTCTTCAAAGGGAAATAAAAAGCTTCATTGAgagtattttcataatttttttgttgttattgaacAATGACTTGGGTCCTAAATAGGCAGGGGGGAAAATCTGGTTCCAACCACTGTGCCCTCCATGGCTCTCTCCTTTGCAGCCCTAGGACTCTGGGTCATTATCATATATTTAGCCTGGCAATCAGAATTGGGTAACCAAGGAGCTTTGTCGGCTGAAGCAAATCCTTAACACTTTCGTCACTCCAAATGACTTAAAATCATATTTGACCCCCAAAATCTCTTAAAGCCTGAGGATGGACCCATAATTAGCAAGGACGGTTCCAAATGTGCTGTGACGGCCCTGATCAAAGCCAAATTCTGTGCGTGCTAAGCCACGCCCAGCGTCTCATCCATGAGTTTCCGAGAGGCTTAAGAAAGGTCCGTTTTATTTTGCttcctaaaaaagaaaatgtttttccgAGGCAGCTATGTGATTATGTTACAGGGCATTAACGCTATGATGTGGGCCTTCCCCTCTCATACATCAGCTTAGAGAAAACGGCTTTGATCTTATAACGAGCACACAACATACAGCTTTTCACTATTGCATTCTATATTCCCATCAACTAGATATTCTAGATCATGAGGGGCAGCTAGTATAATCATAATGTCAACGAGAAGGGTGTTACGATCGAGACTAAAGATTACATAGAAAGAGCCGCTCTGAAACTGGTAATTATTACCAGTCCACTAATAGCAAACGATGCATTACAATTTCACCATATAATCTGTGTTTCGCTCGGCTCATGCTGGCACACCACATTATATTACAGTGCTCACAGATTCTAAATTCCTAAACTGCAGTCATCAATAAATGTGTTGCTCGCCGTAATTTGTGAAATTACTTTGTTCATAACATCTTTGATGGTTTAGAAAGAC is a genomic window containing:
- the Bcl11a gene encoding B-cell lymphoma/leukemia 11A isoform X3, with the protein product MNFPLGDILIFIEHKRKQCNGSLCLEKAVDKPPSPSPIEMKKASNPVEVGIQVTPEDDDCLSTSSRGICPKQEHIADKLLHWRGLSSPRSAHGALIPTPGMSAEYAPQGICKDEPSSYTCTTCKQPFTSAWFLLQHAQNTHGLRIYLESEHGSPLTPRVGIPSGLGAECPSQPPLHGIHIADNNPFNLLRIPGSVSREASGLAEGRFPPTPPLFSPPPRHHLDPHRIERLGAEEMALATHHPSAFDRVLRLNPMAMEPPAMDFSRRLRELAGNTSSPPLSPGRPSPMQRLLQPFQPGSKPPFLATPPLPPLQSAPPPSQPPVKSKSCEFCGKTFKFQSNLVVHRRSHTGEKPYKCNLCDHACTQASKLKRHMKTHMHKSSPMTVKSDDGLSTASSPEPGTSDLVGSASSALKSVVAKFKSENDPNLIPENGDEEEEEDDEEEEEEEEEEEEELTESERVDYGFGLSLEAARHHENSSRGAVVGVGDEGRALPDVMQGMVLSSMQHFSEAFHQVLGEKHKRGHLAEAEGHRDTCDEDSVAGESDRIDDGTVNGRGCSPGESASGGLSKKLLLGSPSSLSPFSKRIKLEKEFDLPPAAMPNTENVYSQWLAGYAASRQLKDPFLSFGDSRQSPFASSSEHSSENGSLRFSTPPGELDGGISGRSGTGSGGSTPHISGPGPGRPSSKEGRRSDTCEYCGKVFKNCSNLTVHRRSHTGERPYKCELCNYACAQSSKLTRHMKTHGQVGKDVYKCEICKMPFSVYSTLEKHMKKWHSDRVLNNDIKTE
- the Bcl11a gene encoding B-cell lymphoma/leukemia 11A isoform X1; the encoded protein is MSRRKQGKPQHLSKREFSPEPLEAILTDDEPDHGPLGAPEGDHDLLTCGQCQMNFPLGDILIFIEHKRKQCNGSLCLEKAVDKPPSPSPIEMKKASNPVEVGIQVTPEDDDCLSTSSRGICPKQEHIADKLLHWRGLSSPRSAHGALIPTPGMSAEYAPQGICKDEPSSYTCTTCKQPFTSAWFLLQHAQNTHGLRIYLESEHGSPLTPRVGIPSGLGAECPSQPPLHGIHIADNNPFNLLRIPGSVSREASGLAEGRFPPTPPLFSPPPRHHLDPHRIERLGAEEMALATHHPSAFDRVLRLNPMAMEPPAMDFSRRLRELAGNTSSPPLSPGRPSPMQRLLQPFQPGSKPPFLATPPLPPLQSAPPPSQPPVKSKSCEFCGKTFKFQSNLVVHRRSHTGEKPYKCNLCDHACTQASKLKRHMKTHMHKSSPMTVKSDDGLSTASSPEPGTSDLVGSASSALKSVVAKFKSENDPNLIPENGDEEEEEDDEEEEEEEEEEEEELTESERVDYGFGLSLEAARHHENSSRGAVVGVGDEGRALPDVMQGMVLSSMQHFSEAFHQVLGEKHKRGHLAEAEGHRDTCDEDSVAGESDRIDDGTVNGRGCSPGESASGGLSKKLLLGSPSSLSPFSKRIKLEKEFDLPPAAMPNTENVYSQWLAGYAASRQLKDPFLSFGDSRQSPFASSSEHSSENGSLRFSTPPGELDGGISGRSGTGSGGSTPHISGPGPGRPSSKEGRRSDTCEYCGKVFKNCSNLTVHRRSHTGERPYKCELCNYACAQSSKLTRHMKTHGQVGKDVYKCEICKMPFSVYSTLEKHMKKWHSDRVLNNDIKTE
- the Bcl11a gene encoding B-cell lymphoma/leukemia 11A isoform X5 → MSRRKQGKPQHLSKREFSPEPLEAILTDDEPDHGPLGAPEGDHDLLTCGQCQMNFPLGDILIFIEHKRKQCNGSLCLEKAVDKPPSPSPIEMKKASNPVEVGIQVTPEDDDCLSTSSRGICPKQEHIADKLLHWRGLSSPRSAHGALIPTPGMSAEYAPQGICKDEPSSYTCTTCKQPFTSAWFLLQHAQNTHGLRIYLESEHGSPLTPRVGIPSGLGAECPSQPPLHGIHIADNNPFNLLRIPGSVSREASGLAEGRFPPTPPLFSPPPRHHLDPHRIERLGAEEMALATHHPSAFDRVLRLNPMAMEPPAMDFSRRLRELAGNTSSPPLSPGRPSPMQRLLQPFQPGSKPPFLATPPLPPLQSAPPPSQPPVKSKSCEFCGKTFKFQSNLVVHRRSHTGEKPYKCNLCDHACTQASKLKRHMKTHMHKSSPMTVKSDDGLSTASSPEPGTSDLVGSASSALKSVVAKFKSENDPNLIPENGDEEEEEDDEEEEEEEEEEEEELTESERVDYGFGLSLEAARHHENSSRGAVVGVGDEGRALPDVMQGMVLSSMQHFSEAFHQVLGEKHKRGHLAEAEGHRDTCDEDSVAGESDRIDDGTVNGRGCSPGESASGGLSKKLLLGSPSSLSPFSKRIKLEKEFDLPPAAMPNTENVYSQWLAGYAASRQLKDPFLSFGDSRQSPFASSSEHSSENGSLRFSTPPGELDGGISGRSGTGSGGSTPHISGPGPGRPSSKEGRRSDTCEYCGKVLHTPPFGVVPRELKMCGSFRMEAQEPLSSEKL
- the Bcl11a gene encoding B-cell lymphoma/leukemia 11A isoform X2 gives rise to the protein MSRRKQGKPQHLSKREFSPEPLEAILTDDEPDHGPLGAPEGDHDLLTCGQCQMNFPLGDILIFIEHKRKQCNGSLCLEKAVDKPPSPSPIEMKKASNPVEVGIQVTPEDDDCLSTSSRGICPKQEHIADKLLHWRGLSSPRSAHGALIPTPGMSAEYAPQGICKDEPSSYTCTTCKQPFTSAWFLLQHAQNTHGLRIYLESEHGSPLTPRVGIPSGLGAECPSQPPLHGIHIADNNPFNLLRIPGSVSREASGLAEGRFPPTPPLFSPPPRHHLDPHRIERLGAEEMALATHHPSAFDRVLRLNPMAMEPPAMDFSRRLRELAGNTSSPPLSPGRPSPMQRLLQPFQPGSKPPFLATPPLPPLQSAPPPSQPPVKSKSCEFCGKTFKFQSNLVVHRRSHTGEKPYKCNLCDHACTQASKLKRHMKTHMHKSSPMTVKSDDGLSTASSPEPGTSDLVGSASSALKSVVAKFKSENDPNLIPENGDEEEEEDDEEEEEEEEEEEEELTESERVDYGFGLSLEAARHHENSSRGAVVGVGDEGRALPDVMQGMVLSSMQHFSEAFHQVLGEKHKRGHLAEAEGHRDTCDEDSVAGESDRIDDGTVNGRGCSPGESASGGLSKKLLLGSPSSLSPFSKRIKLEKEFDLPPAAMPNTENVYSQWLAGYAASRQLKDPFLSFGDSRQSPFASSSEHSSENGSLRFSTPPGELDGGISGRSGTGSGGSTPHISGPGPGRPSSKEGRRSDTCSSHTPIRRSAQRAQDVWQFSDGSSRALKF